The Homo sapiens chromosome 5, GRCh38.p14 Primary Assembly genome includes a window with the following:
- the FNDC9 gene encoding fibronectin type III domain-containing protein 9, producing MNIEVGNISYTGAIISWSSSEPCLEDYYHIMYRPNWNSIFSGYLRYSFHHEEKVPRTISSVVLEHLAPSTLYFLCISCKKAAFPYRHYCTMFHTLDKSPLAPGSSLVDPQISLWVLMAILLACFTAVLAFICLQFWCVRCHEPRWSYRAGHMEEANGLVRWPEEAPDLGQREEDLQGLPLVEMPRKNSRDGAELDPEANQDAPDAGALQRGGGDPPAILPHCGE from the coding sequence ATGAACATCGAGGTGGGGAACATTTCTTATACAGGAGCCATCATCTCCTGGTCGTCCTCGGAGCCCTGCCTGGAGGACTATTACCATATTATGTACAGGCCCAACTGGAACAGCATCTTCTCTGGCTATCTTCGCTACAGCTTCCACCACGAGGAGAAGGTGCCTCGAACGATCAGCTCCGTGGTGCTGGAACATCTTGCCCCTTCCACTCTCTACTTCCTGTGCATCAGCTGTAAGAAGGCTGCCTTCCCTTACAGGCACTACTGCACCATGTTCCACACCCTGGATAAGAGTCCGCTGGCTCCTGGAAGCTCCCTGGTAGACCCCCAGATCTCCCTTTGGGTGCTGATGGCCATTCTGCTGGCCTGCTTCACAGCCGTCTTGGCCTTCATCTGCCTCCAGTTCTGGTGTGTCCGTTGCCATGAGCCGCGATGGTCTTACAGGGCTGGCCACATGGAGGAGGCCAATGGGTTGGTGAGATGGCCAGAGGAGGCCCCGGATCTTGGTCAGAGGGAGGAAGACCTGCAGGGGCTCCCCCTGGTGGAAATGCCACGCAAGAACTCCAGAGATGGAGCTGAACTGGATCCCGAAGCCAACCAGGATGCCCCTGATGCGGGTGCCTTACAGAGGGGGGGTGGTGACCCACCCGCTATACTGCCTCATTGTGGGGAATGA